In one Candidatus Planktophila vernalis genomic region, the following are encoded:
- the topA gene encoding type I DNA topoisomerase has translation MAKEKAALIKLVIVESPAKARKIGGYLGDDYVVEASVGHIRDLPQRAADIPKEYKKIAWAKEGVDIENDFAPLYVINPDKKAKVAELKELMKNAEELILATDEDREGEAIAWHLVETLQPKIPIKRMVFNEITKEAILEAVSNTRDLDYHLIDAQETRRVLDRLFGYRLSPVLWKKVMPRISAGRVQSVATRLIVEKERERMAFISSAWWDLAAVTALGFNARLLEVDGKKVAATSDFGADGAVKEKSLANILLLDEAGARGLVESLKSSSLTVKSMEESPRTERPKPPFTTSTMQQDAGSRLGWGAQITMRIAQRLYENGYITYMRTDSVNLSQQAIDAARKAAKALYGADHVADSPRAYTGKTKNAQEAHEAIRPAGETFKTPGELAPELSRDEFALYDLIWKRTVASQMADAKKMQMRVDFDATTNDHKATIFRANGSVITFPGFLAAYDDIVSDENKDEESADKRLPAMTLGQSVKVDEYTCEGHETKPPARYTEPTLVKKLEELGIGRPSTFASIIQTIQDRGYVYKRGRALVPTFLAFSVTGLLETHFTKLVDYEFTASMEEDLDKIAGGEASRSDWLRDFFYGVDGQPGLNELSADLGVIDARATNTMNLSPEIEIRVGRYGAYLQQNLPGEERKLANIPESLAPDELTLAKAIELLEAPSGERELGIDPATNLPIIAKSGRFGPYITEVLPEVPVELTASGKKKKKKADAPKAKTASLLSTMTLDTVTYEDALRLLSLPRTLGTNAAGDDITVQNGRYGPYLKAGVDSRTLTSEEQLFTMTLDEALEIYSKPKERRRGVAKPPVKELGIDPTTQKPLIVKDGRFGMYVTDGETNATLRRGDTAEGMTLERGLELLAGRRAWEAENGPSPKKSRKKAAAKAKKGDTAPTLTKNVVKKAGAKKAAKKAATGKANNA, from the coding sequence ATGGCTAAAGAAAAGGCTGCGCTTATAAAGCTTGTGATTGTTGAATCACCAGCTAAAGCGCGCAAAATTGGCGGATACCTCGGCGATGACTATGTCGTCGAGGCCTCCGTCGGCCATATCCGTGACTTGCCCCAGCGCGCAGCTGATATTCCTAAGGAATACAAGAAGATTGCTTGGGCTAAAGAGGGCGTTGATATTGAAAACGACTTTGCCCCGCTTTATGTCATTAACCCAGATAAAAAAGCCAAGGTGGCAGAGCTAAAAGAGTTAATGAAAAACGCTGAAGAATTAATCCTTGCAACAGATGAAGACAGAGAAGGCGAGGCAATCGCCTGGCACTTAGTAGAGACTTTGCAACCAAAGATTCCTATTAAGCGCATGGTCTTTAATGAGATTACAAAAGAGGCGATATTAGAAGCAGTCTCAAACACCAGAGATCTTGATTATCACTTAATCGATGCTCAAGAAACACGCAGAGTATTAGACCGACTCTTTGGTTACAGACTCTCACCAGTGCTGTGGAAAAAAGTTATGCCACGCATTTCAGCTGGGCGCGTGCAATCAGTTGCCACACGTTTGATTGTTGAAAAAGAGCGTGAGCGTATGGCATTTATTTCTAGTGCCTGGTGGGACTTAGCTGCAGTTACTGCGCTGGGCTTTAACGCGCGCTTGTTAGAAGTAGATGGCAAGAAGGTGGCAGCAACATCTGACTTTGGCGCAGATGGGGCCGTAAAGGAAAAATCTCTTGCAAATATCTTGTTATTAGATGAAGCAGGGGCACGCGGCTTAGTTGAATCACTTAAGTCTTCTTCCCTAACCGTTAAATCAATGGAGGAAAGCCCACGTACTGAGCGTCCAAAGCCTCCTTTTACGACATCCACCATGCAACAAGATGCTGGAAGTCGTTTGGGCTGGGGCGCACAGATCACTATGCGTATTGCGCAGCGCCTGTATGAAAACGGCTACATCACTTACATGCGCACCGACAGCGTTAATCTTTCACAACAAGCAATTGATGCTGCGCGCAAGGCAGCTAAAGCGCTCTATGGCGCTGACCACGTTGCAGATTCACCACGTGCATACACCGGCAAAACAAAGAATGCACAAGAGGCACATGAGGCAATCCGCCCAGCAGGTGAGACATTTAAAACTCCAGGAGAGTTAGCACCAGAGCTTTCTAGAGATGAATTTGCTCTCTATGACCTGATCTGGAAGCGCACGGTTGCATCCCAAATGGCTGATGCTAAAAAGATGCAGATGCGTGTTGATTTTGATGCAACGACAAATGATCACAAAGCAACAATCTTTCGCGCTAACGGATCTGTTATTACTTTCCCAGGCTTTCTAGCAGCCTATGACGACATAGTCAGTGATGAGAACAAAGATGAAGAGAGCGCCGATAAGCGCTTACCTGCAATGACACTTGGCCAAAGTGTGAAAGTAGATGAATACACCTGTGAGGGCCATGAAACAAAACCACCGGCTCGTTACACAGAACCAACTCTTGTTAAAAAGCTAGAAGAGCTAGGTATTGGTCGTCCTTCAACTTTTGCATCAATTATTCAAACTATCCAAGATCGCGGTTATGTCTATAAGCGCGGACGCGCATTAGTTCCAACGTTTTTAGCCTTTTCTGTCACGGGCCTACTTGAAACACACTTCACAAAACTTGTTGATTATGAGTTCACGGCCAGCATGGAAGAAGATCTAGACAAGATTGCAGGAGGAGAAGCTAGCCGCAGTGATTGGCTAAGAGATTTCTTCTATGGCGTTGATGGACAACCAGGACTCAATGAATTATCAGCTGATTTAGGCGTAATTGATGCCCGTGCTACTAACACAATGAATCTATCCCCCGAGATAGAAATCCGAGTGGGACGTTATGGGGCATACCTGCAACAGAACCTGCCAGGAGAAGAGCGCAAGCTTGCAAACATCCCAGAATCCCTCGCTCCAGATGAGCTAACTCTTGCAAAGGCAATTGAATTACTTGAGGCACCGTCAGGTGAGCGCGAATTAGGAATTGATCCTGCTACAAACCTTCCCATCATTGCTAAGAGTGGTCGCTTTGGTCCTTACATCACAGAAGTTCTACCAGAGGTTCCTGTAGAACTAACAGCGTCAGGAAAGAAGAAGAAAAAGAAAGCAGATGCACCAAAGGCAAAAACTGCCAGCCTTCTTTCCACAATGACTCTCGACACCGTTACCTATGAAGATGCGCTAAGACTTCTTTCTCTTCCCAGAACTCTTGGAACAAATGCTGCAGGTGATGACATCACTGTGCAAAACGGAAGATATGGACCATATCTAAAGGCCGGTGTTGATTCACGCACGCTCACATCTGAAGAGCAGTTGTTCACAATGACACTCGATGAAGCGCTAGAGATTTATTCAAAGCCAAAGGAGCGCAGACGCGGTGTGGCAAAGCCACCAGTGAAAGAGCTTGGTATTGATCCAACAACGCAAAAGCCTTTGATTGTTAAAGATGGTCGCTTTGGTATGTATGTAACCGATGGTGAAACTAATGCAACACTGCGCCGAGGAGATACTGCAGAAGGAATGACGTTAGAGCGTGGACTAGAACTCCTTGCAGGACGCCGTGCATGGGAAGCAGAGAACGGACCATCACCTAAGAAGAGTAGAAAGAAAGCTGCAGCTAAAGCTAAGAAGGGTGATACTGCGCCGACTCTTACAAAGAATGTTGTTAAAAAGGCAGGAGCAAAGAAGGCAGCAAAGAAAGCTGCAACAGGTAAGGCTAATAATGCCTAG
- a CDS encoding class I SAM-dependent methyltransferase yields MKNYRELTCCRICEGNFYPEAIRLKDSPLANELYLSKEEALNADLFPLEVVECESCKHIQLKHIVDPERLFSNYVYASGTSKTFRDHFTKLAKKLSDVVPSGLVLEVGSNDGTLLEALTTHGMRAIGVEPSQQLAEISKGKCEAVYTNFLDRQLSDFLVNEYGDFDFVVGNNVFAHIDDLVGAFKIAQTILKQGGYLVFEVAHALKLVEHQLFDTIYHEHMSYHTVISLDIFIRKLGFNLTDVEEIEMHGGSIRVTCQKSASQSEMLPEVKEIFRREVLAGLDSSDWMKKFNTHLEQLSLETKTAIQAEPISTTWFGYGAPAKAVTFINQFDLDQIGLIGIIDDNPGKQGKFLPRSGIKVVSHAEMESDLIPRLKPINLNCVIFPWNLSAEIASKLAGFSKYALKVIWFLPKYKEVGPQK; encoded by the coding sequence ATGAAAAACTATCGAGAGCTAACTTGCTGCCGCATTTGCGAAGGTAATTTTTATCCAGAGGCGATCAGACTAAAAGATTCGCCTTTAGCAAATGAGTTATACCTCTCCAAAGAAGAAGCTTTGAATGCAGATTTGTTTCCATTAGAGGTAGTGGAGTGCGAATCTTGCAAACACATACAGTTAAAACACATAGTCGATCCAGAGCGGCTTTTCTCGAATTATGTGTATGCATCTGGAACGTCTAAAACATTTCGTGACCATTTTACAAAATTGGCTAAGAAGCTATCAGATGTAGTACCTAGTGGATTAGTGCTTGAAGTGGGTTCAAATGATGGAACCCTTTTAGAAGCACTCACAACTCATGGCATGCGTGCTATTGGAGTCGAGCCATCTCAACAGTTGGCCGAGATAAGCAAAGGAAAGTGCGAAGCGGTTTATACAAATTTTTTGGATAGACAGTTATCTGATTTTTTAGTTAATGAGTATGGTGATTTTGATTTTGTGGTTGGAAACAATGTATTTGCACACATAGACGACTTGGTTGGTGCATTTAAAATTGCCCAAACTATTCTTAAGCAAGGTGGCTACTTGGTTTTTGAAGTTGCTCATGCGCTTAAATTGGTTGAGCACCAATTATTCGACACCATCTATCATGAACACATGTCCTACCACACGGTAATTTCATTAGATATTTTCATCCGCAAACTTGGTTTTAATCTCACTGATGTGGAAGAGATTGAAATGCACGGTGGAAGTATCAGAGTTACGTGTCAAAAGAGTGCCTCTCAAAGCGAGATGTTGCCGGAAGTTAAAGAGATTTTTCGCCGCGAAGTCTTAGCTGGTCTAGATAGTTCTGATTGGATGAAGAAATTCAATACACACTTGGAGCAGTTATCACTTGAGACTAAGACCGCTATTCAAGCAGAGCCTATAAGCACTACTTGGTTTGGTTATGGTGCACCGGCTAAGGCTGTTACGTTCATCAATCAATTCGATTTAGACCAAATTGGTTTAATCGGAATTATTGATGATAATCCAGGCAAGCAAGGCAAATTTTTGCCAAGAAGTGGCATTAAGGTAGTTTCGCATGCTGAAATGGAGTCGGATTTGATTCCACGACTAAAGCCAATAAACCTGAATTGTGTGATATTTCCTTGGAACCTGTCAGCGGAGATTGCTTCGAAACTAGCAGGATTTTCCAAGTATGCTTTAAAGGTGATTTGGTTTTTGCCAAAATACAAGGAAGTGGGGCCTCAAAAGTGA
- a CDS encoding NAD-dependent epimerase/dehydratase family protein, whose product MIIDSDIDEIYENSMVSVEKLLGKQVLITGAAGFLGRYFMSLFHLINQRHPENPVGIVALDSYITSSNTEDQSWQRTSPEIEWIFGDASIGAQLPNKFDYIIHAAGIASPEHYRANPLETVKVAVDVTRSLLEKAKTDKSRFLFFSSSEIYGDPYPEFIPTDENFRGNVAARGPRACYDESKRMGEALCWIYENYFDVHACIVRPFNVYGPGMMPRDYRVLPNFATALYRKEPLRVYGHGRQTRTFCYVTDAITGFLKVLIETEKPDVYNVGNPEPELDMATLAKLFSEISKSNEGFELVKYPSSYPEDEPNRRCPNINKISTELGYKPKVDLSDGLARFISWSQANYTDELTN is encoded by the coding sequence ATGATCATCGACTCTGACATAGATGAAATCTATGAGAATTCAATGGTTTCGGTTGAAAAGTTGCTCGGTAAGCAGGTGCTTATTACGGGTGCAGCTGGATTTCTAGGTCGATACTTCATGTCACTATTCCATTTGATAAATCAACGTCATCCAGAAAATCCAGTTGGGATAGTTGCCCTAGATAGCTATATCACGTCGAGTAATACCGAAGATCAGTCGTGGCAAAGAACTTCGCCAGAGATTGAATGGATTTTTGGAGATGCTTCAATTGGCGCTCAGTTACCCAATAAATTTGATTACATCATCCATGCGGCTGGAATCGCCTCTCCGGAACATTATCGGGCTAATCCTCTTGAGACCGTAAAAGTTGCAGTGGATGTGACGCGCTCTCTGCTTGAAAAAGCAAAGACAGATAAGTCACGATTTTTATTCTTCTCTTCATCAGAAATTTATGGGGATCCTTATCCAGAATTCATCCCAACGGACGAGAATTTCAGAGGAAATGTCGCTGCGCGTGGCCCTCGTGCTTGTTACGATGAATCAAAGCGGATGGGTGAAGCACTTTGTTGGATTTATGAGAATTACTTTGACGTTCATGCCTGCATCGTCCGCCCATTTAATGTGTATGGCCCAGGCATGATGCCGCGAGATTATCGAGTTCTTCCAAATTTTGCGACCGCTTTGTATAGAAAAGAACCTCTAAGAGTCTACGGCCATGGACGGCAAACAAGAACATTTTGTTACGTTACTGACGCAATCACGGGATTTCTCAAAGTATTGATAGAGACAGAAAAACCGGATGTTTACAATGTTGGTAATCCTGAACCTGAGTTAGATATGGCGACACTTGCAAAGCTTTTTTCAGAAATTTCGAAAAGTAACGAAGGCTTTGAGTTAGTCAAATACCCTTCTTCTTATCCTGAAGATGAACCTAACCGAAGATGTCCAAATATCAACAAGATTTCAACAGAACTAGGCTATAAACCCAAAGTGGATTTAAGTGATGGCCTTGCCAGATTTATCTCCTGGTCTCAAGCAAACTATACCGATGAACTCACAAACTGA
- a CDS encoding WxcM-like domain-containing protein — MRIPKELSELFQEKHFANYPFVEVPQSFSDERGSIENIADGNLGDVAIIKSVAGAIRANHVHKDDWHLSYMVQGSMNYFWKDEEGKEKIVEVKSGQMVYSPPETPHKMLFLEASSFIAIAAKNRSSENYESDTTRLPEDYFSS; from the coding sequence ATGCGGATCCCTAAAGAACTCAGTGAGCTATTCCAAGAGAAACATTTCGCTAATTACCCATTCGTTGAGGTTCCACAAAGTTTTAGTGATGAGCGTGGCAGTATTGAAAACATTGCAGACGGAAATTTGGGTGATGTAGCAATTATTAAATCTGTCGCTGGCGCAATTAGAGCAAATCATGTTCACAAAGATGATTGGCACTTAAGTTATATGGTTCAGGGCTCGATGAACTACTTTTGGAAGGATGAAGAGGGTAAAGAGAAAATTGTTGAGGTAAAAAGCGGGCAAATGGTTTATTCACCTCCAGAAACCCCCCACAAAATGTTGTTTCTAGAAGCCTCATCATTTATTGCTATTGCGGCAAAAAATCGTTCTTCCGAGAATTACGAGTCAGATACAACGCGTCTACCGGAAGACTACTTCTCTAGTTAA
- a CDS encoding sodium-translocating pyrophosphatase, protein MSASSTVSLVQVTGSNLTYAYIVLGISLGALAIAYALRAQILAASDGTPKMREIAEAVQEGAAAFLSRQFRTLSYFVGIVFVLLFALPGATEIRVGRSIFFLLGAVFSALVGYNGMWLAVRANVRVADAARNKDGEKAVQIAFRTGGVVGMTTVGLGLIGASLVVIIYRQDAPAVLEGFGFGAAMLAMFMRVGGGIFTKAADVGADLVGKVEKNIPEDDPRNAATIADNVGDNVGDCAGMAADLFESYAVTLVAALILGKAAFGDAGLIYPLIVPAIGTVTAVIGIFLTKLRSTDKSAMTAINRSFFLSALISAGLTALATFTYLPSDFKLMTGLSPEAVAEAGNTNPRVLAIGAVLIGISLAAAIQVLTGYFTETGKRPVNDVAASSETGAATVLLAGISVGFESAVYSAMLIAAAVFGAFLLGGGSIVLSLLAIALAGTGLLTTVGVIVAMDTFGPISDNAQGIAEMSGDVEGEGAKILTSLDAVGNTTKAITKGIAIATAVLAATALFGAFTDAIKQAVVDAGKNAAELATQYQGILDVANPRNLVGLIIGAAVVFLFSGLAINAVSRAAGAVVVEVRKQFIEHPGIMKGTEKPDYGRVVDICTRDSLRELVTPGLLAVMAPIAVGFGLGVGPLGAYLAGAIGTGTLMAVFLSNSGGAWDNAKKMVEDGHHGGKNSDAHAATIVGDTVGDPFKDTAGPAINPLIKVMNLVGLLITPAIVSLALGGSQTISTAIGIGATLVIIAALIRNRRQATSILN, encoded by the coding sequence ATGAGTGCTTCAAGCACCGTATCGCTAGTCCAAGTAACCGGATCAAACCTGACATATGCCTACATCGTTCTAGGAATCTCTCTAGGCGCGCTCGCCATTGCCTATGCACTACGTGCACAGATTCTTGCAGCTAGCGATGGAACTCCCAAGATGCGCGAAATCGCTGAAGCGGTTCAAGAAGGCGCAGCGGCATTTCTCTCTCGTCAGTTCCGCACCCTTTCCTACTTCGTAGGAATCGTCTTTGTTCTTCTCTTTGCACTACCTGGTGCAACTGAGATCCGTGTTGGACGTTCAATCTTCTTCTTACTAGGTGCAGTCTTTTCTGCTCTCGTGGGTTACAACGGTATGTGGCTTGCAGTTCGTGCAAACGTGCGCGTTGCAGATGCTGCACGTAATAAGGATGGCGAAAAGGCTGTTCAAATTGCTTTCCGCACAGGCGGCGTTGTTGGTATGACAACTGTGGGTCTTGGACTCATCGGTGCATCACTTGTAGTAATTATCTACCGCCAAGATGCACCAGCAGTACTTGAAGGCTTTGGTTTCGGTGCAGCGATGCTCGCGATGTTTATGCGCGTGGGTGGCGGAATCTTTACAAAGGCAGCAGATGTTGGTGCTGACCTAGTTGGTAAAGTTGAAAAGAATATTCCTGAAGATGACCCACGTAACGCAGCAACTATTGCTGACAACGTCGGCGATAACGTGGGTGACTGTGCTGGTATGGCTGCAGACCTATTCGAGTCATACGCTGTAACTCTCGTTGCCGCGCTCATTCTTGGTAAGGCAGCTTTCGGTGATGCAGGCCTTATCTATCCATTGATCGTTCCTGCAATCGGAACAGTCACAGCAGTTATTGGTATTTTCTTAACGAAACTACGCAGCACAGATAAGTCAGCGATGACAGCTATTAACCGCTCATTCTTCTTATCAGCGCTGATCTCTGCAGGTCTAACAGCTCTAGCAACATTTACTTACCTACCATCTGATTTCAAACTGATGACTGGTCTATCACCTGAGGCAGTAGCAGAGGCTGGAAATACAAACCCACGCGTTCTAGCAATTGGCGCAGTATTAATCGGTATTTCACTTGCTGCAGCTATTCAGGTATTAACTGGCTACTTCACAGAAACTGGCAAGCGTCCAGTTAATGATGTTGCAGCTTCATCTGAGACAGGCGCGGCAACAGTGCTTTTGGCCGGTATTTCAGTTGGTTTTGAATCAGCTGTTTACTCAGCAATGCTTATCGCAGCTGCAGTATTTGGTGCTTTCTTGCTCGGTGGTGGAAGCATTGTTCTCTCACTTCTTGCTATCGCACTTGCTGGCACAGGACTTCTCACAACTGTGGGAGTAATCGTTGCGATGGACACATTTGGTCCAATCTCAGATAACGCTCAAGGCATTGCAGAAATGTCAGGGGACGTTGAAGGAGAAGGCGCAAAGATCCTTACTTCACTCGATGCTGTTGGTAACACAACTAAGGCGATCACTAAGGGAATTGCAATTGCAACAGCTGTTCTTGCTGCAACTGCTCTCTTTGGTGCCTTCACAGATGCCATCAAGCAGGCAGTAGTTGATGCTGGTAAGAACGCAGCAGAACTTGCAACTCAATACCAAGGCATCCTCGATGTTGCTAACCCACGTAACCTGGTTGGTTTGATCATCGGCGCAGCCGTTGTGTTCTTATTCTCTGGTCTTGCAATCAATGCAGTATCACGTGCAGCAGGCGCGGTTGTAGTTGAAGTGCGCAAGCAGTTCATCGAGCACCCAGGAATCATGAAGGGGACAGAAAAGCCTGACTATGGTCGTGTAGTTGATATCTGTACTCGCGATTCACTACGTGAACTTGTCACACCAGGATTACTGGCAGTAATGGCACCAATCGCAGTTGGTTTTGGTTTAGGTGTTGGACCTCTTGGTGCATACCTAGCCGGTGCTATTGGCACAGGAACTCTTATGGCTGTATTTCTTTCTAACTCAGGCGGTGCTTGGGATAATGCAAAGAAGATGGTTGAAGATGGACATCACGGTGGAAAGAACTCTGATGCACACGCTGCAACAATTGTTGGTGACACTGTGGGAGATCCATTTAAGGACACTGCAGGCCCAGCTATTAACCCATTGATTAAGGTGATGAACCTTGTTGGACTACTTATTACTCCAGCAATCGTTTCATTGGCCCTTGGCGGCAGCCAAACAATCTCCACAGCAATTGGCATCGGTGCAACCCTTGTCATCATTGCTGCGTTGATTCGTAACCGTCGTCAAGCAACATCAATCCTTAACTAG
- a CDS encoding carbohydrate ABC transporter permease has translation MSNLKIANHNPGRKLFSSKIATVVVWVTTVIWTVPTLGLLVTSFKEDKDIVNEPWWVSLFNPNFTLSSYKGVLFGGDSESLSNGVLPYFINSIVITLPATIFPIVIATMAAYALAWIRFRGSDFIFFFIFALQIVPLQMSLIPLLLLFTGGAHIGSVTIFPALGLAGDFAGIWLPHTMFALPLAIYLLHNFIASLPRDLMEAAHVDGANHFKVFRMIVLPLSIPGIAAIAIFQFLWVWNDLLVALTFASGTEEVAPINSKLASLVGQYGSGYTQLSAGAFITIAIPLIVFFSLQRYFVRGLLAGSVK, from the coding sequence ATGAGTAATCTAAAGATCGCTAACCACAACCCTGGCCGCAAGCTGTTCTCCAGCAAGATTGCAACGGTGGTTGTGTGGGTAACAACAGTCATTTGGACTGTTCCAACTCTTGGCTTACTTGTTACCTCATTTAAAGAGGATAAAGATATTGTCAATGAACCATGGTGGGTCTCACTCTTTAACCCTAACTTCACTCTAAGTAGTTATAAAGGCGTTCTCTTTGGCGGTGACTCAGAGTCACTAAGCAATGGTGTCTTGCCATACTTTATTAACTCCATAGTTATTACTTTGCCAGCCACGATTTTCCCAATCGTTATTGCAACGATGGCCGCATATGCCCTTGCCTGGATCCGCTTTAGAGGCTCAGACTTTATTTTCTTCTTTATCTTTGCACTTCAAATCGTTCCACTACAGATGTCTTTGATTCCACTCCTTCTTCTTTTCACAGGCGGCGCTCACATTGGTTCTGTCACAATCTTCCCGGCCCTAGGTCTTGCTGGTGACTTTGCAGGTATTTGGTTGCCTCACACAATGTTTGCACTCCCTCTTGCTATCTACTTACTCCACAACTTCATCGCATCCCTTCCACGCGATCTGATGGAAGCAGCACACGTTGATGGCGCAAACCACTTCAAGGTGTTCCGCATGATTGTTTTGCCACTCTCTATTCCTGGCATTGCAGCAATTGCGATTTTCCAGTTCTTGTGGGTGTGGAATGACTTGCTCGTTGCACTCACATTTGCTTCCGGCACAGAGGAAGTAGCACCAATTAACAGCAAGCTGGCATCCCTCGTTGGTCAGTATGGCTCTGGTTACACACAGCTATCAGCTGGTGCGTTCATCACCATTGCTATTCCACTCATCGTCTTCTTCTCGTTACAGCGCTACTTCGTGCGCGGCCTGCTGGCGGGTAGCGTTAAATAG
- a CDS encoding carbohydrate ABC transporter permease — translation MSEFVSTTIPKFTSVFTAIAFFFIVLGVLFAIAGRANGKKARPIALVIFLAPALVLLVAGLIIPAIRTFLFSFMNPDSNEWIGFENYYWMTQDPNIRTIMVNTILWILVVPIFTAALGLLLAIMLDRIKHESIPKSLLFMPMAISFVGASIIFKFVYEYNEPDDVQIGLLSAIVKFLGATPSDWMLSKPLNTFLLMIIYVWTQMGFGMVILSAAIKAVPADIVEASALDGAHGWRLFRNITFPMIKGTFIVVLATGVVGALKVFDIVRTMTGGNFSTNVLANEMYSQVFVQFDTGKGSALAIVLFLLVTPILVYNIRSLRMERAHA, via the coding sequence ATGTCTGAGTTCGTCTCAACAACTATTCCTAAGTTCACCTCAGTCTTTACTGCAATCGCCTTTTTCTTTATTGTGCTGGGAGTTTTATTTGCAATCGCCGGCCGCGCTAATGGCAAGAAAGCGCGCCCCATTGCACTCGTTATCTTTTTAGCACCAGCTCTCGTTTTACTTGTTGCCGGCTTAATCATCCCGGCCATTCGCACGTTCCTCTTTAGTTTTATGAATCCAGATTCAAATGAGTGGATTGGTTTTGAGAATTACTACTGGATGACACAAGATCCCAACATCAGAACAATCATGGTTAACACCATCTTGTGGATCCTCGTAGTCCCTATTTTCACCGCAGCCCTTGGTCTATTGCTAGCAATCATGCTCGATCGCATTAAGCATGAATCAATCCCTAAATCCTTACTTTTCATGCCGATGGCTATCTCATTTGTTGGCGCTTCAATCATCTTTAAATTTGTCTATGAATACAACGAACCAGATGATGTTCAGATAGGCCTGCTCAGCGCGATCGTGAAATTCCTAGGCGCAACACCTAGTGACTGGATGCTCTCTAAGCCACTCAACACATTCCTATTGATGATTATTTATGTGTGGACCCAAATGGGATTTGGAATGGTTATTTTATCTGCAGCTATCAAGGCAGTTCCTGCAGATATCGTTGAAGCATCAGCTCTAGATGGTGCTCATGGCTGGCGCTTGTTTAGAAACATCACTTTCCCAATGATTAAGGGAACTTTCATCGTGGTTCTGGCAACAGGTGTTGTTGGCGCTCTTAAGGTCTTTGACATTGTTCGCACAATGACTGGCGGAAACTTCAGCACTAACGTGCTTGCAAATGAGATGTATTCACAGGTCTTCGTTCAATTTGATACAGGCAAGGGCTCTGCTCTAGCCATTGTCTTATTCCTTCTTGTGACACCAATTTTGGTTTATAACATCCGCTCACTACGGATGGAGCGTGCTCACGCATGA